Proteins encoded in a region of the Candidatus Woesearchaeota archaeon genome:
- a CDS encoding HIT family protein: MTDCIFCKIGTGIIPAARVYEDKTVMAFLDINPAAKGHTLVIPKNHYEKLSQIPEGELSLLMHGVQQVAKQMEKTLKPEGMNILVNVSKAAGQEVPHIHVHVIPRKQGDKVDLGWDHEQYEAGEIEIFKQKLVTRM; encoded by the coding sequence ATGACTGACTGTATCTTTTGTAAGATTGGAACAGGAATAATTCCCGCAGCACGTGTTTATGAGGATAAAACAGTCATGGCTTTCTTAGACATCAATCCTGCTGCAAAAGGACACACCTTGGTTATTCCCAAGAACCACTATGAGAAACTTAGTCAAATCCCTGAAGGAGAACTATCGCTGCTCATGCATGGCGTTCAACAGGTAGCCAAACAAATGGAAAAAACACTCAAACCAGAAGGAATGAACATCCTCGTTAATGTCAGTAAGGCTGCTGGTCAGGAAGTACCGCATATCCATGTGCATGTGATTCCCAGAAAACAAGGTGATAAGGTTGATTTGGGATGGGACCATGAACAGTATGAAGCAGGAGAGATAGAGATATTCAAACAAAAACTGGTAACCAGAATGTGA